The proteins below come from a single Agelaius phoeniceus isolate bAgePho1 chromosome 22, bAgePho1.hap1, whole genome shotgun sequence genomic window:
- the HEYL gene encoding hairy/enhancer-of-split related with YRPW motif-like protein: MKRLCEESSSDTESDGTIDVGREEEYSHVSRSVSPTTTSQIQARKKRRGIIEKRRRDRINSSLSELRRLVPTAFEKQGSSKLEKAEILQMTVDHLKMLHATGGAGFLDARALAVDYRSIGFRECLTEVVRYLGILEGQNAADPIRLRLLSHLNNYVAEMEPSPVATSLLPIQSWPWSFLHGAAGPVQMPRREAAPAAPLVLTASSLPYPSPAVRPAPLRRVPGEMLPSRRSFLASRMGSSSRRARGAGSATAVPAVPAVPRMASPAGALREGSSKSSQIATFLFSPASAGIPVPPAYAAPPVLGAATQGSGIRVGTSRICRSWATEIGAF, translated from the exons ATGAAGCGGCTCTGCGAGGAGAGCTCGTCCGACACGGAGTCTGACGGCACCATCGACGTGGGCCGGGAGGAGGAGTACAG CCATGTTTCCAGGTCTGTGTCTCCCACCACGACATCTCAGATACAAGccaggaagaagaggagagGG ATCATCGAGAAGCGGCGCCGTGACCGCATCAACAGCAGCCTCTCGGAGCTGCGGCGCCTGGTGCCCACGGCCTTCGAGAAGCAG GGCTCTTCCAAGCTGGAGAAGGCAGAAATTCTGCAAATGACAGTGGATCACTTGAAAATGCTTCACGCCACAGGAGGAGCAG GCTTCCTGGATGCCCGGGCTCTGGCTGTGGATTACAGAAGCATCGGCTTCCGCGAGTGCCTCACCGAAGTTGTCAGGTACCTGGGCATCCTCGAGGGCCAGAACGCCGCCGACCCCATCCGGCTGCGACTCCTCTCCCACCTGAATAATTACGTGGCAGAAATGGAGCCTTCCCCCGTGgccacctccctgctgcccatccAGAGCTGGCCCTGGTCCTTCCTGCACGGCGCCGCCGGGCCTGTGCAGATGCCCAGGAGGGAggctgctcccgctgctccGCTTGTTTTGACTGCATCTTCCCTGCCttaccccagccctgcagtgaggCCGGCCCCTCTCCGCCGTGTCCCCGGTGAGATGCTGCCCTCCCGCCGGAGCTTCCTGGCCAGCAGGATGGGCTCCTCCAGCCGGAGGGCCCGTGGTGCTGGCTCGGCCACAGCCGTGCCAGCCGTGCCAGCCGTGCCCAGGATGGCATCACCAGCGGGAGCACTGAGAGAGGGCTCATCCAAGAGCAGCCAAATCGCCACATTCCTCTTCTCCCCGGCCTCTGCGGGCATCCCTGTGCCGCCAGCTTACGCGGCACCTCCCGTCTTGGGCGCTGCCACGCAGGGATCAGGGATCAGGGTTGGGACATCCAGGATCTGCCGCTCCTGGGCGACGGAAATCGGGGCTTTCTGA